GAGTCGGCTCAGACGTTGTCGCCGGTGCGGGCGTACTCGTTGTCGCCGGAGTTGGCGTTGCTGTTGTCGCCGGGGCGGGTGTTGACGTCGTTGCCGGCGACGGGGTCGGCGTGCTCGTCGTTTCCGGAGCAGGCGTCGAAGTCATCTCGGGCTCATCGGCTGCCTCCGCGCTGTCCGCGGGAGTGTCAGAAATGATGGTCGCCTTCTTGATGTAATCGAGCCGCGGGAAGTTCTCGTTCAGATACTCATTTCCGCGAGCCACAATCTGCCCCTGATCAGGACTCTCGCCGTATTCGGCATTGAGATCCTTCACCACGTCCATCCCTTCAATGACTTGCCCGAAGGGAGCGAAGCCCTGGTCGTTCAGGAACGAGTTGTGGCCGAAGTTAATAAAGACCTGCGTCGTCCGGGTGTTCGGCCCACGCATGGCAAACGTGATCATGCCCGGCTCGTTCGATTTCACCGGGGGATCATCCGGAATGTTGGCGTTCTGCCATTTCTTCGCCACGGCGGGATCGCCACTGATACCCCACTGAACCATGAAACCCGGCACATTGCGGAAGAAGCGGGTCTCGTCGTAGAAGCCCGACTTCACCAGTTCCTTGAATCGAGCCGCTCCATTCGGGGCCCATTCCGGGTGAACTTCGACCACGAAGTTACCCTTCGAGGTCTCGAACTTCACCTGATAGGTGCCGGTCGTCGCGACCGGTTCATCACTTTCAATGGTCGTGGTCGTCGTTTCGGGATCCGCCGGAATCGTGGGACTGGGAGCCGGGGACTCGTCAGGCTTGAATCGGCAGCCGGCGGACAATACCGCCAATGAGAAGAGAAACAGGGTCAAAGATGAGCGTCGCATGCACGTCCTTCCATTCTGTGTCGTAGAAAACCTGATACGATAACCAAGTGGCCGAAACCGCAAATGCTTTGAGGCGACTGCGGTTACGATCGACCCAGACGCGGATTCCACCGGCGATTGTAGTCGCTCCCCCAGTCCCGAAAAGGGAACCGATTCAAATCGATAATTCCCTGGCCAAACTCCTCGAACATGTGATGCGGTTTCTCCCCGACCTGCATCAGGAGCTGACCGACCTGCTTCAACAGGTCCCGTCCGGCCGCGTGACCACTTTCGGGCGGCTCGCCCTGGCGCTGGGCGATCGCCACGCCGCCCGCTGGATTGCGACCGTGCTGCGGCACGATGTACGCTTCGACGCATCACCCTGGCATCGCGTGGTCCGGCTCGACGGTTCCCTCCCCGGCACATCCCGGCCCCATTCCCCCTCGCAACTCGACCTCCTGCTTCAGGAAGACGTCCGCCTGAAGAACGGTCGCGTCGATTCCTCCGTGGAATTCTTCGAAGCCTTTCAATCAACCCGGCCCCTCCAGCGGCTTCACGAACAACAGAACCAACAGGCCGGGCAAGTCTCCCTCAAGGATCAACTGCCGCCCGATCCGACCATGGCCGGGATTGACGTCGCTTATCCGAACCCCGGCCGGGCCCGAGCGGCCTATGTCGAATGGGATCCACTCACAAAGACGACAATCTTCGAGCGGATCGTCGATTCTGGAGTCCGTTTCCCCTATATCACCGGATTTCTTTCCTACCGCGAGATCCCGGCTTATCTGCATCTGCTCACCGACGTCTCCGCCGAACGGCCCCTGGCCGATGTTCTTCTTGTCGACGGTTCGGGCATTCTGCATCCGCGCGGCATCGGAATCGCGAGCCACCTCGGCGTCCTTCTGCAGCGACCGACCGTCGGTGTCAGCAAAAAACTGCTTCACGGAAGCCTGCCGAAAACCGACGACGGGCAGCAGCTCATCGAAATCGCCACGGAATCGGGAGAAATTCGGGGAGCGGCGGTTAAAGTCGGGCCGGATCACAAGCCGATCTATGTGTCTCCGGGACATGGCTGCTCAGTCGGGATGGCCATCGCCCTGGTGCAGCGGAGTTTCGCGACTCATCGACTGCCGGAACCGGTTCACCTCGCCGATCGGCTCAGCAAGAGCCAGTCAAAACGGTGAAACGACCGGCACAGCTTGCCCGCATTCTCGTTGAGAAGGGTTGCTGAAGGAAATCGAAAAGAATTGCGAACAACTCAGTTGACGTCGTGGA
The sequence above is drawn from the Rubinisphaera margarita genome and encodes:
- a CDS encoding peptidylprolyl isomerase, with the translated sequence MRRSSLTLFLFSLAVLSAGCRFKPDESPAPSPTIPADPETTTTTIESDEPVATTGTYQVKFETSKGNFVVEVHPEWAPNGAARFKELVKSGFYDETRFFRNVPGFMVQWGISGDPAVAKKWQNANIPDDPPVKSNEPGMITFAMRGPNTRTTQVFINFGHNSFLNDQGFAPFGQVIEGMDVVKDLNAEYGESPDQGQIVARGNEYLNENFPRLDYIKKATIISDTPADSAEAADEPEMTSTPAPETTSTPTPSPATTSTPAPATTATPTPATTSTPAPATTSEPTPTGTSEVPPETIEPIQ
- a CDS encoding endonuclease V — translated: MRFLPDLHQELTDLLQQVPSGRVTTFGRLALALGDRHAARWIATVLRHDVRFDASPWHRVVRLDGSLPGTSRPHSPSQLDLLLQEDVRLKNGRVDSSVEFFEAFQSTRPLQRLHEQQNQQAGQVSLKDQLPPDPTMAGIDVAYPNPGRARAAYVEWDPLTKTTIFERIVDSGVRFPYITGFLSYREIPAYLHLLTDVSAERPLADVLLVDGSGILHPRGIGIASHLGVLLQRPTVGVSKKLLHGSLPKTDDGQQLIEIATESGEIRGAAVKVGPDHKPIYVSPGHGCSVGMAIALVQRSFATHRLPEPVHLADRLSKSQSKR